One genomic segment of Sminthopsis crassicaudata isolate SCR6 chromosome 2, ASM4859323v1, whole genome shotgun sequence includes these proteins:
- the LOC141557991 gene encoding gliomedin-like isoform X2, giving the protein MLDLCNSTKGICLTGPPGLPGPPGMNGLPGHNGSDGLPGIQGPKGEKGANGKKGKMGLPGPMGHQGEKGEKGDPGELGLPGNDGLPGEKGERGEKGDKGDPSNDVLPTGAKGDQGPPGLPGPPGPPGPQGPPGPPGSRKAKAQRQPNMFNGQCTGDACAVPNDDTLAGKPDEKASEHHSPQAECIIASIGSPTEVIKVKDTFGTWMKESVNKSDERIWVTEHFSGHIVKEFKDQVSLLNNSYRPIHLRYLFYGCGHAVHNNYLYYQKGGSNVIVRFEFATETSETLKIENALHSGRNYLFVNSKTYFNFAIDEKGLWIIYASSLDGSSIFVAQLEQSTFSVIQHINTTYPKSKAGNAFVACGVLYVTDTKDMKITFAFDLLKGKQINVSFDLRTSQSVLAMVAYNLRDQHLYTWEDGYLMLYPVQFL; this is encoded by the exons ATGTTGGATTTATGTAATAGCACCAAAGGGATCTGCTTAACAG gCCCACCTGGACTACCAG GACCTCCAGGAATGAATGGGTTACCAGGACACAATGGATCAGATGGACTGCCAGGCATTCAAGGaccaaagggagaaaaaggagcaaatgggaaaaaaggaaaaatgg GGTTGCCTGGGCCCATGGGACAtcaaggggagaaaggagaaaagggagaccCTGGTGAATTGGGCTTGCCTGGAAATGATGGTCTCCCAGGAGAAAAAggtgagagaggagagaaaggagacaaaGGAGACCCATCCAATGATGTTCTTCCTACAG GTGCCAAAGGTGACCAAGGCCCCCCAGGCCTCCCTGGCCCTCCGGGACCCCCTGGCCCTCAAGGTCCACCTGGCCCACCTGGAAGTAGAAAAGCCAAAGCTCAACGCCAGCCAAATATGTTTAACGGCCAATGCACAG gTGACGCCTGTGCAGTACCAAATGATGACACACTGGCAGGAAAACCAGATGAGAAAGCAAGTGAGCACCATTCTCCACAAGCTG AATGCATCATTGCATCTATTGGAAGTCCAACCGAGGTGATAAAAGTTAAGGACACATTTGGAACTTGGATGAAAGAATCTGTGAATAAGAGTGATGAACGAATTTGGGTGACTGAACATTTCTCAG GCCACATTGTGAAAGAATTTAAGGATCAAGTCTCCCTTCTGAACAACAGTTACAGGCCCATTCACCTCAGGTACTTATTCTACGGCTGTGGGCATGCTGTCCATAACAACTACCTCTACTATCAGAAAGGAGGCTCCAATGTCATTGTGAG atttgaATTTGCAACAGAAACATCTGAGACACTGAAGATTGAAAATGCCTTGCACTCGGGTCGAAATTATCTCTTTGTAAACTCAAAGACATACTTCAATTTCGCTATTGATGAAAAGGGCCTTTGGATTATCTATGCTTCAAGTTTGGATGGGTCCAGTATCTTTGTGGCCCAACTAGAGCAAAGTACCTTCTCAGTCATTCAACATATCAACACCACGTACCCCAAATCCAAAGCAGGCAATGCCTTTGTTGCCTGTGGCGTCCTCTATGTCACGGACACCAAAGATATGAAGATAACCTTTGCTTTTGATTTGTTAAAGGGGAAACAGATCAATGTGAGTTTTGACCTAAGAACTTCACAGTCTGTTCTTGCCATGGTAGCTTACAACTTGAGAGATCAGCATCTCTATACATGGGAAGATGGCTATTTAATGTTATATCCTGTTCAGTTTTTGTAA